One Lacunisphaera limnophila DNA window includes the following coding sequences:
- a CDS encoding bacteriohemerythrin yields MLEWTSNLATGNADVDRQHQEIFAKLNGIEEVIQQGADKECLIRLITALLDYTYIHFHHEESAMSCTRCPFHDSNCDAHRGFIERLRHWLAVVMEGRATPAMLQEVHSESCAWILHHIAKVDIGLLQSSSRSNAPLLAS; encoded by the coding sequence ATGCTCGAATGGACATCCAATCTGGCCACCGGGAATGCTGACGTCGACCGCCAGCACCAGGAGATCTTTGCCAAGCTCAACGGCATCGAGGAGGTCATCCAGCAGGGCGCCGACAAGGAATGCCTGATCCGCCTGATCACGGCGCTGCTGGACTACACCTACATCCACTTCCACCACGAGGAGAGCGCCATGAGCTGCACCCGCTGCCCTTTCCACGACAGTAACTGCGACGCCCATCGCGGCTTCATCGAACGCCTGCGCCACTGGCTGGCCGTGGTCATGGAGGGCCGCGCCACTCCCGCCATGCTGCAAGAGGTCCACAGCGAATCCTGCGCCTGGATCCTCCACCACATCGCAAAGGTCGACATCGGCCTCCTCCAGTCCAGCTCCCGCTCAAACGCCCCCCTCCTCGCCAGCTGA
- a CDS encoding winged helix-turn-helix transcriptional regulator yields MRPRRSPGLHAMRFRYQQFCPLAKAAEVLGERWTILIVHELLLGTRRYRDFQRALTRLSPSLLTKRLNQLVDFGLVTRTTAPGQPHPEYELTAAGLELRPIVKGLSRWGMKWARGQMRDDELDVHLLMHDYTRRIDTKHLPAGRTILAFVFPGLPKYGHWWIVIDGPKERELCVHNPGGTPDLLFRTDVRTLTEIWAGDTELAAARKCGRLQLTGDPKLIRSLPRWFRHCSLAHIRPAAKPLRV; encoded by the coding sequence ATGCGTCCACGCCGGTCGCCCGGACTCCACGCCATGCGCTTCCGCTACCAGCAGTTCTGCCCCCTCGCCAAGGCCGCCGAGGTCCTCGGCGAACGCTGGACCATCCTGATCGTTCATGAACTCCTCCTGGGCACCCGGCGCTACCGCGACTTCCAGCGTGCCCTCACCCGCCTGTCCCCGTCGCTCCTGACCAAGCGCCTCAACCAGCTCGTGGACTTCGGCCTCGTCACCCGCACGACCGCGCCCGGCCAGCCCCATCCGGAATACGAGCTCACCGCCGCCGGCCTCGAACTCCGCCCCATCGTGAAGGGCCTCAGCCGCTGGGGCATGAAATGGGCGCGCGGCCAGATGCGCGACGACGAGCTCGACGTGCACCTGCTGATGCATGACTACACGCGGAGGATCGACACGAAGCACCTGCCCGCCGGCCGCACCATCCTCGCCTTCGTGTTCCCCGGCCTCCCCAAGTACGGGCACTGGTGGATCGTCATCGACGGCCCCAAGGAACGGGAACTCTGCGTCCACAATCCCGGCGGCACCCCGGACCTCCTGTTCCGCACGGACGTGCGGACCCTCACCGAGATCTGGGCCGGCGACACCGAGCTCGCCGCCGCCCGCAAGTGCGGCCGCCTCCAACTCACCGGCGACCCCAAGCTCATCCGCTCCCTCCCCCGCTGGTTCCGCCACTGCAGCCTGGCCCACATCCGCCCCGCCGCGAAGCCGCTGCGAGTGTAA
- a CDS encoding class I SAM-dependent methyltransferase encodes MNTSTTIPPSDNPNQALWEKGDFTRIAATMRRSGDALIARIGVGSGHRVLDLGSGDGTTALPAAQRGADVLGVDIARNLVEAGNRRAREHGVDCLKFQEGDASNLHALADQSFDRVVTIFGAMFAPRPQEVAKELVRVTRPGGRIVMGNWIPGDPTLVAQILKISSAYTPPPPEGFVSPMLWGVEQHVVERFTRAGVPAQQVACERDAFTFEYAGTPAAFVGEFRQFYGPTMNAFAAAEKAGRAAELQRELEELFTRENRSLDPAATAITATFLRVTVEV; translated from the coding sequence ATGAACACCTCCACGACCATTCCTCCCTCTGACAACCCCAACCAGGCCCTCTGGGAAAAGGGCGATTTCACCCGCATCGCCGCGACCATGCGGCGCAGCGGCGACGCCCTCATCGCCCGGATCGGGGTTGGGTCCGGCCACCGCGTCCTCGACCTGGGGAGCGGCGACGGCACGACCGCGCTGCCCGCGGCGCAGCGCGGCGCCGACGTGCTCGGCGTCGACATCGCCCGCAACCTCGTGGAGGCCGGCAACCGCCGGGCCCGGGAGCACGGGGTGGACTGCCTGAAGTTCCAGGAAGGCGACGCGAGCAACCTGCACGCGCTGGCCGACCAGTCGTTCGACCGCGTCGTCACGATCTTCGGGGCGATGTTCGCCCCGCGGCCGCAGGAGGTGGCGAAGGAGTTGGTGCGCGTCACGCGTCCCGGCGGGCGGATCGTGATGGGGAACTGGATTCCCGGCGACCCGACGCTGGTGGCGCAGATTTTAAAGATCAGCTCGGCCTACACGCCGCCGCCGCCGGAGGGGTTTGTCAGCCCGATGCTGTGGGGCGTGGAGCAACACGTGGTCGAGCGCTTCACGCGGGCGGGTGTGCCCGCGCAGCAGGTCGCCTGCGAGCGCGACGCCTTTACCTTCGAGTATGCCGGCACGCCGGCGGCATTCGTGGGTGAGTTCCGGCAATTCTACGGGCCGACGATGAACGCCTTCGCCGCCGCGGAGAAGGCCGGCCGGGCGGCCGAGCTGCAGCGGGAGCTGGAGGAATTGTTCACCCGGGAGAACCGGAGTCTGGACCCGGCGGCGACAGCCATCACGGCGACATTCCTGCGGGTGACGGTGGAGGTGTGA